The Caulifigura coniformis genome includes a region encoding these proteins:
- a CDS encoding arylsulfatase, with product MPRLVLILFVGFSALMCADPGFAADVPNIVLVMPDDMGWGDIGAHGNPLIKTPNLDRLHGESLRFTDFHVSPTCAPTRSALLTGRHEFKNGVTHTINERERLTLDAVTLAQVLKTAGYTTGIFGKWHLGDDDPHQPFNRGFDETFIHGCGGIGQSYPGTCGDFPGNEYFNPVVRHNGTPVRTDGYCTDVFFHRALDWMSDRGSEAKPFFAYITPNAPHSPLISPGHQYDELYEGKEINGKKLADKDVAYYSMITNIDENLGKLMGMLKTRNLEQNTLLIFMSDNGGTHTRLYSGGFRGQKVMPYYGGTHSPAFWRWPARISGGQDCRAMTAHIDILPTLMEVTGAKWTDPLRKQVEGRSLAPLLKDPGAEWADRTLVTHAGRWPKGQVAESKYRQCAIRNTRFTLVNNVELYDLVADPGQTMNVISEHPQVVAELQKAYDQWWSDIQPLLVNEDAPVPAVNPYKELYERTLGKANQAAPQGR from the coding sequence ATGCCTCGACTCGTTCTGATCCTTTTCGTGGGCTTTTCTGCACTCATGTGTGCGGATCCGGGGTTCGCGGCCGACGTTCCGAACATTGTCCTCGTCATGCCGGATGACATGGGCTGGGGGGACATCGGAGCGCATGGCAACCCGCTGATCAAGACGCCGAATCTCGACCGTCTGCACGGCGAGAGCCTGCGGTTCACCGACTTTCATGTCAGCCCGACGTGCGCACCGACCCGCTCCGCTCTGCTGACAGGGCGCCACGAATTCAAGAACGGCGTGACCCACACGATCAACGAGAGGGAGAGACTGACGCTCGACGCCGTCACGCTGGCGCAGGTGCTCAAGACGGCCGGCTACACGACGGGAATCTTCGGCAAGTGGCACCTCGGGGACGACGACCCGCACCAGCCGTTCAACCGGGGTTTCGACGAGACGTTCATCCACGGCTGCGGGGGAATCGGGCAGAGCTATCCAGGCACCTGTGGCGATTTCCCGGGGAACGAGTACTTCAATCCGGTCGTGCGGCATAACGGCACGCCGGTCCGGACCGACGGGTATTGCACGGACGTGTTCTTCCACCGCGCGCTCGACTGGATGAGCGACCGCGGTTCCGAAGCGAAGCCGTTCTTCGCCTACATCACGCCGAACGCGCCGCACTCTCCGCTGATCAGCCCCGGACACCAGTACGACGAACTGTATGAGGGGAAGGAGATCAACGGGAAAAAGCTGGCCGACAAAGACGTCGCCTACTACTCGATGATCACGAACATCGATGAGAACCTCGGAAAGCTGATGGGAATGCTCAAGACCCGCAATCTCGAGCAGAACACGCTGCTGATCTTCATGAGCGACAACGGTGGAACGCACACGCGACTGTACAGCGGCGGGTTCCGCGGACAGAAGGTGATGCCCTACTACGGCGGGACGCACAGCCCGGCGTTCTGGCGATGGCCCGCCCGAATCTCCGGCGGGCAGGACTGTCGGGCGATGACGGCTCACATCGATATTCTTCCCACCCTGATGGAGGTCACCGGCGCGAAATGGACCGATCCGCTCAGGAAACAGGTGGAAGGCCGAAGCCTGGCTCCGCTGCTGAAGGATCCCGGGGCCGAGTGGGCCGATCGGACTCTGGTGACGCACGCCGGGCGGTGGCCCAAGGGGCAGGTGGCCGAGTCGAAGTACCGGCAGTGCGCGATCCGCAATACGCGGTTTACCCTGGTGAACAACGTGGAGCTTTATGACCTCGTGGCCGATCCGGGGCAGACGATGAATGTCATCTCCGAGCATCCGCAGGTCGTCGCGGAGCTTCAGAAGGCCTATGACCAGTGGTGGAGCGACATCCAGCCGCTGCTGGTGAATGAGGACGCGCCGGTTCCCGCGGTCAATCCGTACAAAGAGCTCTACGAGCGGACACTCGGAAAGGCGAACCAGGCAGCGCCCCAGGGGCGTTGA
- a CDS encoding glutamine amidotransferase encodes MDVLVDPVWSWPIAGALTVALLAVVLLTYPRRVAHLPNRSRRTLIALRVLSALVLSFAMFRPAVQFTEKDERGARLVFLLDASRSMTTPDGPKGATRRESLVTLLQDHDAKLKKIGEQVDLQFLDFADETVPASTIPRSDGTGKYTAIGKALADVFKQDSARRLVGVVLMSDGAQRAVGDLDIDPRAEARRFAEQRGAPIYPVPLGSSDLSGVGVDLALEDVIVDPFPFERKTVPVRGFLRVSSAAGRNVTLRLSLEDRSTRQVGEAGELKPLQSTIDSRPVKELTIPQGVTRIPFDLSFVAPSAGDFKLRCEVLPLVDEPKEVKVANNQFETLITVRKGGLKVKYFDVLRPEQTFISRLNDNAKVQLEREIIPTGSMQRPDNVTEDQFAVGRYDVYIIGDVPASVFGPAGSSLLDRLAGLVNTSGAGLLMIGGAHSFGAGGYSQTAIVDLIPVAMSPADIIGPGQMAPDQHLPPPVKMQPTREGLQHFVMQLGGPGVDNATIWNRLPALQGANRLDAKDNFVDKLATVAGTDRGLLFAKDTGRGRIMAFAGDTTYLWHLRGERAAHQRFWEQMLLWLARQENQSDQPVWVAVDPRNLSPGAKAPLRFGAQDAQKQAVNDVAFAVEVLTPKGEKRPVTPQRAGKEWFADYGGTSEPGDYWVTVTATKDGRMFGTPASTRFIVDARDPELDNPAADRDLMNELASSTGAAVISPEAFGEFLDRLLSEGLAAELLKHTTVTLWDGWPLLLVFTLLMSTEWYLRKRRGLV; translated from the coding sequence ATGGACGTGCTGGTCGATCCTGTCTGGAGTTGGCCGATCGCAGGGGCGCTCACTGTCGCGCTCCTCGCGGTCGTTCTGCTGACGTATCCCAGGCGGGTCGCCCATCTTCCGAACCGGTCCCGGCGAACGCTCATCGCGCTCCGCGTGCTCTCGGCACTGGTGCTGTCGTTTGCGATGTTCCGTCCGGCGGTCCAGTTCACCGAAAAGGACGAGCGCGGGGCCCGGCTGGTGTTCCTGCTGGATGCCAGCCGCAGCATGACCACGCCGGACGGTCCCAAGGGAGCGACTCGCCGCGAATCGCTCGTGACCCTGCTGCAGGATCACGACGCGAAGCTCAAGAAGATCGGCGAGCAGGTCGACCTCCAGTTCCTCGACTTTGCCGACGAAACCGTCCCCGCCTCGACCATCCCCCGATCGGATGGGACCGGAAAATACACCGCCATCGGCAAGGCTCTGGCCGACGTCTTCAAGCAGGACTCCGCCCGCCGGCTGGTCGGTGTCGTCCTGATGAGTGACGGAGCGCAGCGGGCCGTCGGTGACCTCGATATCGATCCCCGTGCCGAAGCCCGGCGATTCGCCGAGCAGCGGGGCGCCCCGATCTACCCGGTCCCCCTGGGATCGTCCGATCTCTCAGGGGTCGGCGTCGACCTGGCCCTCGAAGACGTCATCGTCGATCCGTTCCCCTTCGAGCGAAAGACGGTCCCCGTCCGCGGGTTCCTCCGGGTCTCAAGCGCCGCCGGTCGAAACGTCACCCTGCGTCTGTCGCTCGAGGATCGCTCGACGCGACAGGTCGGCGAGGCAGGCGAGCTCAAACCGCTGCAGTCGACGATCGATTCACGCCCCGTCAAGGAATTGACGATCCCGCAGGGCGTCACGCGCATTCCGTTCGACCTGTCGTTCGTGGCGCCGTCCGCGGGCGATTTCAAGCTCCGCTGCGAAGTGCTGCCTCTCGTTGACGAACCGAAGGAAGTCAAAGTCGCGAACAATCAGTTCGAGACGTTGATCACCGTCCGCAAGGGGGGGCTGAAGGTCAAGTACTTCGACGTCCTCCGTCCTGAGCAAACGTTCATTTCGCGGTTGAACGACAACGCCAAGGTCCAGCTCGAGCGGGAAATCATTCCGACGGGCTCGATGCAGCGGCCCGACAACGTCACCGAAGATCAGTTCGCCGTCGGCCGTTATGACGTCTACATCATCGGCGATGTGCCGGCGAGTGTTTTCGGTCCCGCGGGATCGAGCCTGCTCGACAGGCTGGCCGGGCTGGTCAACACCTCGGGGGCCGGCTTGCTGATGATCGGCGGCGCGCACAGCTTCGGAGCGGGTGGATATTCACAGACGGCCATCGTCGACCTGATCCCGGTGGCGATGTCGCCGGCCGACATCATTGGGCCCGGTCAGATGGCCCCCGACCAGCATCTCCCGCCACCTGTGAAAATGCAGCCGACCCGCGAAGGCCTCCAGCATTTCGTGATGCAGCTCGGGGGGCCGGGCGTCGACAATGCCACCATCTGGAATCGGCTCCCCGCACTGCAGGGAGCGAATCGGCTCGATGCCAAGGACAACTTCGTCGATAAGCTGGCAACCGTCGCCGGAACCGATCGCGGGCTGCTGTTCGCCAAGGACACCGGCCGCGGACGGATCATGGCCTTCGCCGGCGATACGACGTACCTGTGGCACCTGCGTGGGGAGCGCGCGGCCCACCAGCGATTCTGGGAACAGATGCTCCTGTGGCTCGCCCGCCAGGAGAACCAGTCCGACCAGCCCGTGTGGGTCGCCGTCGATCCCCGCAATCTTTCGCCCGGCGCAAAAGCCCCGCTCCGTTTCGGTGCGCAGGACGCCCAGAAACAGGCCGTCAACGACGTCGCGTTCGCTGTCGAAGTCCTGACGCCCAAGGGAGAGAAACGCCCCGTCACGCCCCAGCGCGCCGGCAAGGAATGGTTTGCCGATTACGGCGGAACGAGTGAACCGGGTGACTACTGGGTCACCGTCACGGCCACGAAAGACGGCAGGATGTTTGGAACGCCTGCCTCGACGCGCTTCATTGTCGATGCCCGCGACCCGGAACTCGACAACCCCGCCGCCGATCGAGACCTCATGAACGAACTCGCCTCCTCGACCGGCGCTGCCGTCATTTCCCCCGAGGCCTTCGGCGAGTTTCTCGACCGGTTGCTCAGCGAAGGCCTCGCGGCCGAACTGCTCAAGCATACGACCGTCACGCTGTGGGACGGCTGGCCGCTGTTGCTGGTGTTCACGCTTCTGATGAGCACCGAGTGGTATCTCCGGAAACGCCGCGGACTCGTGTAG
- a CDS encoding DinB family protein yields the protein MSHDPHLQFALETSRRMLHMFVDDLTPEQRLYRICPDANCVDWLVGHLILTEQRFHALFEAKSPALPEGFDTLFARDDVATRRSEYGDTSGLMKLFDENRNITIERVSEFTQEELIVPLSKPHPRFSTLGEAAIFCSIHITMHAGQMSMIRRMLGKPPVI from the coding sequence ATGTCGCACGATCCTCATCTGCAATTTGCCCTGGAAACCTCGCGGCGGATGCTGCACATGTTCGTGGACGACCTGACTCCCGAGCAGCGGCTGTATCGCATCTGCCCCGATGCCAATTGCGTCGACTGGCTCGTCGGACACCTGATTCTCACCGAACAACGGTTCCACGCCCTCTTCGAAGCGAAATCCCCCGCACTGCCTGAGGGCTTCGACACGCTCTTCGCCCGCGACGATGTCGCGACGCGACGTTCGGAATACGGAGACACCTCCGGCCTGATGAAGCTGTTTGACGAGAACAGGAATATCACGATCGAGCGGGTCAGTGAGTTCACGCAGGAAGAGTTGATCGTCCCTCTCTCCAAGCCGCATCCCCGGTTTTCCACGCTCGGTGAGGCGGCGATTTTCTGTTCCATCCATATCACCATGCACGCCGGCCAGATGAGCATGATTCGCCGGATGCTTGGAAAGCCGCCCGTCATCTGA
- the carA gene encoding glutamine-hydrolyzing carbamoyl-phosphate synthase small subunit, with the protein MEKNAKLALADGTVFTGVAFGAEGEISGEVVFNTSMTGYQEILTDPSYNGQIVTMTYPLIGNYGVNRQDVESKGLSLRGFVVKELCREPSNFRSEQPLQDYLRENGIIGIEGVDTRALVRRIRVHGAMTGVLSTIDLDDASLIRKARSAPALVGQDLVREVMPEKAAGWNQGLDELVRHTTAPAACEPHNGGKQPHVVAVDYGMKWNITRHLSDMGCKVTVVPGTSTADEILAHNPDGVFLSNGPGDPEPLTYAVDAIKGVLGKKPVFGICLGHQLLGLALGGKTYKLKFGHRGGNQPVLNKRTKKVEITSQNHGFAVDADSLPKDVEITHINLNDNTVEGMRHTSMPAFSVQYHPEAAAGPHDSSYLFGEFRKMMGH; encoded by the coding sequence ATGGAAAAAAACGCGAAACTGGCTCTGGCTGATGGAACCGTATTCACCGGCGTCGCCTTCGGCGCTGAAGGTGAAATCTCCGGCGAAGTGGTGTTCAACACCAGCATGACGGGCTACCAGGAAATCCTCACCGATCCGTCCTACAACGGGCAGATTGTGACGATGACCTACCCCCTCATCGGCAATTACGGAGTCAACCGGCAGGACGTGGAAAGCAAGGGGCTTTCGCTGCGGGGCTTCGTGGTGAAGGAACTCTGCCGCGAGCCGAGCAATTTCCGCTCGGAGCAGCCGCTCCAGGACTACCTGCGCGAGAACGGGATCATCGGCATCGAGGGAGTCGACACCCGCGCCCTCGTCAGACGCATCCGCGTCCACGGCGCGATGACTGGCGTGCTTTCGACAATCGACCTCGATGACGCCTCGCTCATCCGGAAGGCCAGATCCGCTCCCGCACTCGTCGGACAGGACCTAGTCCGCGAAGTGATGCCGGAAAAGGCCGCCGGCTGGAATCAGGGACTGGATGAACTGGTTCGCCACACAACCGCGCCGGCCGCCTGCGAACCGCACAACGGCGGCAAGCAGCCGCACGTCGTCGCCGTCGACTACGGCATGAAGTGGAACATCACGCGGCACCTGTCGGACATGGGCTGCAAGGTCACGGTCGTCCCTGGCACGTCGACGGCCGACGAGATTCTGGCTCACAATCCGGATGGGGTCTTCCTCTCCAACGGCCCCGGCGACCCGGAGCCGCTGACCTATGCCGTCGATGCGATCAAGGGGGTTCTCGGCAAGAAGCCAGTCTTTGGCATCTGCCTCGGGCACCAGCTGCTCGGCCTGGCCCTGGGCGGCAAGACCTACAAGCTCAAGTTCGGGCACCGCGGCGGAAATCAGCCGGTGCTGAACAAACGGACCAAGAAGGTCGAGATCACCTCCCAGAACCACGGCTTTGCCGTGGACGCCGATTCATTGCCGAAGGACGTGGAAATCACGCATATCAACCTCAACGACAACACCGTTGAAGGAATGCGTCACACGAGCATGCCGGCCTTCAGCGTCCAGTATCACCCCGAAGCCGCCGCAGGTCCGCACGACAGCAGCTACCTCTTCGGCGAGTTCCGCAAGATGATGGGCCACTGA
- a CDS encoding cation:proton antiporter: MSHNIILTLTIGLTAALLLGYITQRLRLSPILGYLLAGVLIGPLTPGVVVDQDAAMQFAEIGVILLMFGVGLHFDLKDLLAVRKIAITGALFQIAAATLFAMVSIHAAGSTWTTGFVVGVAISVASTVVLIRVLTDNNVLDTERGTIAVGWLIVEDLFTIFALVVLPSLAAIVKGEDASTGTIVATLGLAAIRVAVLCLLILGGGRRVIPWILGKVAQTRQRELFTLTVLVMALAIATGSAAAFEVSMALGAFLAGMVVGQSEVSHQAAADALPMQDAFAVLFFVSVGMLFDYTAMRDHPGLFAEILMVVLIVKPLAAIAIVWFLGYSPLAALTIAVALAQVGEFSFIVADLALKQGLMEPFHRSLLVATSIISITLNPILFRGIAPLERWLKARPALWRRLQQRSESRVAIRGLETLVVDDADQDRSRAVIIGYGPVGRVCASILRDFDFIPAIIDLNIDTVRSLLARGETAIYGDASNRDILKAAGISQAKYLLLTIPELSTRTLIVIAARELNPDLKIFVRARYVGERAWLEEIGVTEVAYEEAEAACGLGSLLLHEVGATNEQIEAEMVRIRRGFAVRPEDRESSSPGH; the protein is encoded by the coding sequence ATGTCTCACAACATCATCCTCACCCTGACGATTGGCCTGACTGCGGCGCTGCTTCTGGGGTACATCACTCAACGGCTTCGACTCTCGCCGATTCTGGGCTACCTGCTCGCCGGTGTGCTAATCGGTCCGCTGACTCCGGGCGTTGTCGTCGACCAGGACGCCGCCATGCAGTTTGCGGAGATCGGCGTCATCCTGCTGATGTTCGGCGTCGGGCTGCATTTCGACTTAAAAGACCTGCTCGCCGTCCGGAAAATTGCCATCACCGGGGCGCTGTTCCAGATCGCGGCGGCCACGTTATTCGCGATGGTCTCGATTCACGCGGCCGGCAGCACGTGGACGACGGGATTCGTGGTCGGCGTCGCCATCTCCGTCGCCAGTACGGTGGTGCTGATCCGCGTCCTCACGGACAACAACGTGCTCGATACCGAGCGCGGGACGATCGCTGTCGGATGGCTGATCGTCGAGGATCTGTTCACGATTTTCGCTCTGGTGGTGCTCCCGTCGCTGGCGGCGATCGTGAAGGGAGAGGATGCCTCTACGGGGACGATCGTGGCCACTCTGGGGCTGGCGGCCATCCGTGTGGCCGTCCTTTGCCTTCTTATCCTGGGGGGCGGACGGCGGGTGATTCCCTGGATCCTCGGCAAGGTGGCTCAAACCCGTCAGCGGGAGCTGTTTACGCTGACGGTGCTGGTCATGGCGCTCGCCATCGCGACCGGGTCTGCGGCGGCGTTTGAAGTCTCGATGGCCCTGGGAGCGTTTCTCGCCGGCATGGTCGTCGGGCAGTCGGAAGTGAGTCATCAGGCTGCGGCCGACGCTCTCCCGATGCAGGACGCATTCGCCGTTCTGTTCTTCGTGTCGGTGGGTATGCTGTTCGATTACACGGCCATGAGGGACCACCCGGGGCTGTTTGCCGAAATCCTGATGGTGGTTCTCATCGTCAAGCCATTGGCGGCCATCGCGATTGTGTGGTTCCTCGGGTACTCACCGCTGGCCGCCCTCACGATTGCGGTGGCACTTGCGCAAGTGGGCGAGTTTTCGTTCATCGTGGCAGACCTGGCGTTGAAGCAGGGGTTGATGGAGCCCTTCCATCGCAGCCTGCTGGTCGCCACCTCGATCATTTCGATCACCCTGAATCCGATCCTGTTCCGCGGCATTGCGCCGTTGGAGCGGTGGCTCAAAGCCCGTCCCGCGCTGTGGCGGCGCCTGCAGCAGCGGTCTGAGTCGCGGGTCGCCATTCGAGGGCTCGAAACGCTCGTTGTGGACGATGCTGACCAGGATCGCAGCCGTGCCGTCATTATCGGCTACGGCCCCGTGGGACGCGTCTGTGCGTCGATCCTCCGGGACTTCGATTTCATTCCGGCGATCATCGATCTCAACATCGACACTGTCAGATCGTTGCTGGCCCGCGGGGAGACCGCGATCTATGGCGATGCGAGCAATCGCGACATTCTGAAGGCCGCAGGGATCTCCCAGGCCAAATACCTGTTGCTCACGATTCCCGAACTCTCGACGCGGACCCTGATCGTCATCGCCGCGCGGGAATTGAACCCGGATCTCAAGATCTTCGTCCGTGCCCGGTATGTCGGCGAGCGCGCCTGGCTCGAGGAGATCGGCGTAACCGAAGTGGCCTACGAAGAGGCCGAAGCGGCCTGCGGGTTGGGCTCGCTCCTCCTGCATGAAGTGGGGGCGACCAACGAGCAGATCGAGGCGGAAATGGTCCGTATTCGCCGAGGCTTCGCTGTGCGTCCTGAAGACAGGGAATCGAGTTCCCCGGGGCACTGA
- a CDS encoding excinuclease ABC subunit UvrC, which produces MAGRTEPLLSPREKVRRFPTTPGVYLMKDAQGRVIYVGKAVNLRSRAGSYFNSAAAIDVRTRDLVPCIADIDFLPADSEVDALLLEARLIKDVQPRFNQELKDDKTFPYLQITTNEDFPRVEFTRKPQTSGVKLYGPFTSAKRLRGAIAVLQRIFKFRTCSLDIIESEERWRWFRPCLLASINQCTAPCNLRVSKEEYAEDIRRLRMFLDGRKQALMDELRESMQQASKELKFEKAARIRDEIKAIENLNLRGDLREHAQPEAFYIDPKRGMRGLQKIFNLTTTPRRIEGMDIAHLQGGETVASLVQFIDGLPFKHGYKRFRIKTVQGVDDFASMREVVSRHFRRMQQEGSSFPDILLIDGGKGQLNAAVESLEALNIRRPLVISLAKQQEEIFVPGESDSIQLTRHSYALRLLQYVRDEAHRFAQSYHHLLRKKATFEE; this is translated from the coding sequence ATGGCCGGGAGAACAGAACCGCTGCTGTCTCCCCGGGAGAAGGTGCGCCGTTTCCCCACGACGCCCGGCGTCTACCTGATGAAGGATGCCCAGGGCCGGGTGATCTATGTCGGCAAGGCGGTGAATCTCCGCAGCCGGGCAGGGAGCTATTTCAACTCGGCCGCGGCCATCGACGTGCGGACCCGCGATCTCGTTCCGTGCATCGCGGACATCGACTTTCTGCCGGCCGACAGCGAGGTGGATGCGCTGCTCCTGGAAGCGCGGCTGATCAAGGATGTGCAGCCGAGGTTCAACCAGGAACTCAAAGACGACAAGACGTTTCCTTACCTACAGATCACGACGAACGAGGATTTTCCTCGTGTCGAGTTCACGAGGAAGCCACAGACGAGCGGCGTGAAGCTGTATGGGCCGTTCACGAGCGCCAAGCGTCTGCGGGGGGCGATCGCGGTGCTGCAGCGGATCTTCAAGTTCCGCACCTGCAGCCTCGACATCATCGAGAGCGAGGAGCGCTGGCGGTGGTTTCGGCCGTGCCTGCTGGCGAGCATCAACCAGTGCACGGCCCCGTGCAACCTGCGGGTGAGCAAGGAGGAGTATGCGGAGGATATCCGGCGGCTGCGGATGTTCCTGGACGGCCGCAAGCAGGCGCTGATGGATGAGCTGCGGGAGTCGATGCAGCAGGCCTCGAAAGAGCTGAAATTCGAGAAGGCGGCCCGGATTCGCGACGAGATCAAGGCGATCGAGAACCTGAACCTGCGGGGGGATCTGCGTGAGCACGCCCAGCCCGAGGCGTTTTACATCGACCCGAAACGCGGCATGCGAGGCCTGCAGAAGATCTTCAACCTGACGACGACTCCGCGGCGGATCGAAGGGATGGACATCGCCCACCTGCAGGGGGGCGAAACGGTCGCCAGCCTGGTGCAGTTCATTGACGGCCTGCCGTTCAAGCACGGCTACAAGCGGTTCCGGATCAAGACGGTGCAGGGCGTCGACGACTTCGCCTCGATGCGGGAAGTCGTCAGCCGGCATTTCCGACGGATGCAGCAGGAGGGATCATCATTCCCGGACATCCTGCTGATCGACGGCGGCAAGGGGCAGCTCAATGCTGCGGTGGAGTCGCTCGAGGCGCTCAATATCCGGCGGCCGCTGGTGATCTCACTGGCGAAGCAGCAGGAGGAGATCTTCGTTCCCGGTGAATCCGATTCGATCCAGCTCACGCGGCATAGTTACGCGCTGCGGCTTCTGCAGTATGTGCGGGATGAGGCGCACCGATTCGCCCAGAGCTATCATCATCTGTTGCGGAAGAAGGCGACGTTTGAGGAGTAG
- a CDS encoding threonine synthase, translating to MSNARPVDNFVDRPTFVTHLECGLSGERYAADQLHGLSRAGRPLLVRYDLEGLQGAVSKDDLRQRPADIWRYREFLPVRRTENIVSLGENMTPLIEAPSLRAGTGGLFIKDEGRLPTGSFKARGLCLAVSMAKELGIARMAIPTNGNAGAAMAAYASRAGIEAYVFCPEDTPEVNVREIAAQGAKVWRVNGLINDCGKIVGAGKEPMGWFDCSTLKEPYRIEGKKTMGLELAEQFAWSLPDIIFYPTGGGTGLIGMWKAFQELKAIGWITGKLPRMVVVQSTGCAPIVKAWKDGVEHADLWPNAHTVASGIRVPAAVGDFLMLRAVRESGGFAIAVDDDAILAARNEVSRREGFLMCPEGAATFAAYQQAARDERLSPDETAVLFNCASGLKYELPRADASIDLTKPLDFDAMKKA from the coding sequence ATGAGCAACGCCCGCCCCGTCGACAACTTCGTTGATCGTCCGACCTTCGTGACCCATCTCGAATGTGGCCTGAGCGGAGAACGCTACGCGGCGGACCAGCTCCACGGACTCTCCCGAGCGGGCCGGCCGCTCCTGGTGCGGTATGACCTCGAAGGTCTGCAGGGGGCCGTCTCGAAGGACGATCTCAGGCAGCGTCCCGCCGACATCTGGCGGTACCGCGAGTTCCTGCCAGTTCGGCGGACGGAGAACATCGTCAGCCTCGGTGAAAACATGACGCCGCTGATCGAAGCGCCGTCGTTGAGAGCGGGGACAGGTGGCCTGTTCATCAAGGATGAAGGTCGTCTTCCAACCGGGTCTTTCAAGGCACGCGGCCTGTGCCTGGCCGTCTCGATGGCAAAGGAACTCGGCATCGCCCGAATGGCGATCCCGACGAACGGCAACGCCGGCGCAGCAATGGCAGCCTATGCCTCGCGGGCAGGGATCGAAGCCTATGTTTTCTGTCCGGAGGACACTCCCGAGGTGAACGTCCGCGAGATCGCCGCCCAGGGGGCGAAGGTCTGGCGGGTGAACGGTCTGATCAACGATTGCGGAAAAATCGTCGGCGCCGGGAAGGAGCCGATGGGGTGGTTCGACTGCTCCACGCTGAAAGAGCCCTATCGCATCGAAGGAAAGAAGACGATGGGCCTTGAGCTGGCCGAGCAATTCGCGTGGTCGCTGCCGGACATCATTTTCTACCCGACGGGCGGCGGCACGGGATTGATCGGCATGTGGAAGGCCTTCCAGGAACTGAAGGCAATCGGCTGGATCACCGGCAAGCTCCCGCGAATGGTCGTGGTGCAATCGACCGGCTGCGCCCCGATCGTCAAGGCCTGGAAGGACGGCGTTGAGCATGCCGACCTCTGGCCAAATGCCCACACAGTGGCCTCGGGAATCCGCGTGCCGGCCGCAGTTGGGGATTTTCTCATGCTGCGGGCCGTCCGAGAAAGCGGCGGATTCGCGATCGCCGTCGACGATGACGCCATCCTCGCCGCCCGCAACGAAGTCTCGCGCCGGGAAGGATTCCTGATGTGTCCCGAAGGTGCCGCGACGTTCGCGGCCTACCAGCAGGCAGCGCGCGACGAACGGCTCTCGCCTGATGAGACCGCCGTTCTCTTCAACTGCGCCAGCGGTCTCAAGTACGAGTTGCCAAGAGCCGACGCCTCAATCGACCTGACCAAACCGCTCGACTTCGACGCCATGAAAAAGGCCTGA
- a CDS encoding pyridoxine 5'-phosphate synthase, with protein MARLGVNIDHVATIRQARRTIEPDPVWAASLAELAGADVITVHLREDRRHIQDRDVRVLKETVQVKLNLEMGATPEITGIAVAVRPQQCTLVPEKREEVTTEGGLDVVGNLLRVEACVEALHSAGIEVSMFIDPDLGQIDASLNLGVAAVEFHTGRYADAPTEAERLKELETLRSATNHALKQGLHVHMGHGLTYRNVIPIARIAGVEELNIGHSIVARAVMVGFERAVREMKQLITGPFE; from the coding sequence ATGGCACGACTCGGCGTCAACATCGATCACGTCGCCACCATTCGCCAGGCTCGCCGGACGATCGAACCCGATCCGGTGTGGGCCGCTTCGCTGGCAGAACTGGCGGGAGCGGATGTTATTACGGTCCACCTGCGTGAGGACCGTCGCCACATTCAGGACCGGGACGTGCGGGTCCTCAAAGAGACGGTCCAGGTGAAGCTGAACCTGGAGATGGGAGCCACCCCTGAGATCACGGGCATCGCCGTGGCGGTCCGGCCCCAGCAGTGCACGCTGGTGCCGGAAAAACGCGAGGAAGTGACGACCGAGGGAGGGCTCGACGTCGTCGGGAACCTGCTGCGGGTCGAGGCGTGCGTCGAGGCACTGCACTCGGCTGGGATCGAGGTGAGTATGTTCATCGATCCGGACCTCGGCCAGATCGATGCGTCGCTGAATCTGGGAGTTGCGGCGGTCGAGTTTCATACGGGCCGCTATGCGGACGCCCCGACGGAGGCGGAGCGGCTGAAGGAACTGGAGACCCTGCGGAGCGCGACGAATCACGCTCTGAAGCAGGGCCTGCATGTCCACATGGGGCACGGTCTGACGTATCGGAACGTGATTCCGATTGCCCGGATTGCGGGCGTCGAAGAACTCAACATCGGCCACAGCATTGTGGCCCGGGCCGTGATGGTCGGGTTCGAGCGGGCGGTTCGTGAGATGAAACAGTTGATCACCGGGCCGTTTGAATAA